One Acanthopagrus latus isolate v.2019 chromosome 12, fAcaLat1.1, whole genome shotgun sequence genomic region harbors:
- the LOC119030231 gene encoding WAS/WASL-interacting protein family member 1-like has translation MPEGKFSFGIMSTPGAHAAQLRTEVLHAKQQPDREQDRRRGSRRLRPIPHCCEEPLVEGAAGRRSLWWTPPRLNEDEEHQRALRHAYHRVTARMGLRYFSAEEYFPRTRLDLWSRDGVHLSDREGMGILTQLLWASTEQFLETPPPPPPPPVSPTPSQPLRKVSPKLVVKGEVRAPLSPDPFQWKVVGQSSKPQVPGPASVAQQQEKESFLPLNPRWFSSTTLCAMEEVSPSQLSDVVDVPSPLARKKVASPAAARHHRTTERRPPRHQSPVNNQVGSPPARLSRRLEDDGPSSPVPRSRTTDGAPPPHPNFSDQPAGWIPSSQVVL, from the exons ATGCCAGAAGGGAAGTTTTCTTTTGGTATCATGTCGACCCCTGGGGCccatgctgctcagctgcgCACTGAGGTCCTACATGCAAAG CAACAACCTGACCGCGAGCAGGACCGTCGACGAGGCAGCCGTCGACTACGCCcgattcctcactgctgtgaggagccgctggTCGAAG gagccgctggCCGGAG GTCTTTGTGGTGGACCCCCCCCCGCCTgaacgaggatgaggagcaccAGAGGGCCCTTCGCCACGCGTACCATCGCGTGACAGCTCGTATGg gtttGAGGTACTTCTCTGCGGAGGAGTACTTCCCCCGTACGCGCTTggatctgtggagcagagacggC GTTCACCTGAGCGACCGTGAGGGTATGGGGATCctcacccagctgctgtgggcctcCACGGAGCAGTTCCTcgagacaccaccaccacctccccctcccccggtGTCTCCTACTCCTTCACAGCCACTTAGGAAGGTTTCTCCTAAGCTGGTTGTGAAGGGAGAGGTAcgtgctcctctgtctcctgacccctTCCAGTGGAAGGTCGTTGGTCAGAGCAGCAAG CCGCAGGTTCCTGGTCCGGCCAgcgtggctcagcagcag gagaaggagtccttccttccactgaacCCACGGTGGTTCAGTAGCACGACCCTTTGTGCTATGGAGGAAGTGTCTCCTTCTCAGCTGTCTGATGTGGTGGACGTCCCATCTCCTCTAGCGCGCAAGAAG GTGGCCtccccagcagcagccaggcATCATAGGACCACGGAGAGACGCCCCCCCCGCCACCAGTCTCCTGTGAACAAC caggttggatcccctccagccAGGCTGTCACGGAGACTGGAGGACGACGGCCCCTCCAGCCCGGTTCCTCGGTCCAGGACCACGGATGGAGCACCCCCCCCGCACCCAAACTTCAGTGACCAAC cagctggttggatcccctccagtcagGTTGTCCTGTAG
- the LOC119030477 gene encoding uncharacterized protein LOC119030477 isoform X1, with protein MFLYRKSKVTAVGLDRGLMLYIPPRQHGRSYRRRQLEGTSGKVSAGFFSPCTPNTTCQFRWVNHRRNESMPLQHACALRRSAEEPFCRSRLFFSFFFFPSKSAFGCLSTQPLVYIQRQVGIRTKAMFSPTHIPDPVQCTAPTQESLYLIVAFDEGASGPVAREWFTGKYDGGMAWWPPYKDSYKILQSVLKRTSPNPSKGWKQYSCQVLHETNCFESVSKRWGLSCHTSDLNTDKEELPAVRQRKKPSRLRSSSPSPPSSPASCPSSDTQNAPQTSQAKKKRKTHNKPSKKIPPPPPLLPMAGNNIRAVTNTEQPSVAHPSFHQRSKPMSVRRKLAHPPTSRLTPPAHPTSSYSEKTAVNTQEEVPGLEDWRTEDFPDLTPDNNEGLLQQPPCHPLPELLQRTNDMITSVNEDLLTELTTVNWQQEAEYEGLGSPERKLFSMQMEKTHTHTKYTAQSKAKPVALVKFRKLSYGALSSY; from the exons atgtttctttatagaaaaagcaaagtcaccgctgttggctTAGATCGCGGCCTAATGCTTTACATACCACCCAGACAGCACGGTCGGTCTTACCGACGTCGGCAATTGGAGGGCACCAGCGGCAAAGTGTCggcagggtttttttccccctgcacgCCAAATACAACTTGTCAGTTTAGGTGGGTAAACCATCGGCGGAATGAGTCTATGCCGCTCCAACATGCATGCGCACTCCGTAGATCGGCTGAGGAACCGTTTTGCCGATCccgcttgtttttttctttctttttttttccttccaaaaGTGCTTTTGGCTGCCTATCTACACAACCGTTAGTCTACATCCAGCGACAAGTCGGCATAAGGACGAAG GCAATGTTCAGTCCCACGCACATTCCTGATCCTGTCCAGTGTACAGCTCCAACACAG GAAAGCCTATATCTTATAGTGGCCTTCGATGAAGGAGCGAGTGGACCGGTTGCAAGGGAATGGTTTACAG GCAAATATGATGGAGGCATGGCTTGGTGGCCTCCATATAAAGACTCATACAAAATACTccaaagtgttttaaagagGACTTCACCTAACCCATCTAAAGGATGGAAACAGTACTCTTGTCAAGTACTACATGAGACAA ACTGCTTTGAAAGTGTCAGTAAGAGATGGGGCCTGTCCTGCCACACCTCTGATCTGAATACGGACAAAGAGGAGCTGCCAGCAGTTCGTCAGCGGAAAAA ACCATCGCGACTTagatcatcatcaccatcaccaccatcatcccctGCATCGTGCCCTTCATCAGACACCCAAAATGcaccacaaacatcacaggcaaagaagaaaaggaaaacgcACAACAAACCTTCcaaaaaaatccccccccccccccccctcctacCTATGGCTGGAAACAACATCAGAGCTG TGACAAACACGGAGCAACCTTCTGTAGCCCACCCAAGTTTCCATCAAAGGAGCAAGCCTA TGTCAGTGAGAAGAAAGCTGGCCCACCCTCCCACCTCTCGTTTAACTCCTCCAGCCCATCCCACATCATCGTATAGTGAAA AGACGGCAGTTAATACTCAAGAAGAGGTGCCGGGACTGGAGGACTGGAGGACTGAAGACTTTCCTGACT TGACACCAGATAATAACGAAGGACTGTTGCAGCAGCCTCCATGCCACCCTCTTCCAGAGCTCCTTCAAAGGACTAACGATA TGATTACATCAGTGAATGAGGACCTTCTTACTGAAT TGACAACTGTTAATTGGCAGCAGGAAGCTGAATATGAAGGGTTGGGCTCTCCTGAACGTAAGTTATTTAGCATGCagatggagaaaacacacacacacacaaaatacacagcACAGTCCAAGGCGAAACCAGTCGCTTTGGTAAAATTTAGAAAATTAAGTTATGGGGCTctttcttcttattag
- the LOC119030477 gene encoding uncharacterized protein LOC119030477 isoform X2, translating into MFLYRKSKVTAVGLDRGLMLYIPPRQHGRSYRRRQLEGTSGKVSAGFFSPCTPNTTCQFRWVNHRRNESMPLQHACALRRSAEEPFCRSRLFFSFFFFPSKSAFGCLSTQPLVYIQRQVGIRTKAMFSPTHIPDPVQCTAPTQESLYLIVAFDEGASGPVAREWFTGKYDGGMAWWPPYKDSYKILQSVLKRTSPNPSKGWKQYSCQVLHETNCFESVSKRWGLSCHTSDLNTDKEELPAVRQRKKPSRLRSSSPSPPSSPASCPSSDTQNAPQTSQAKKKRKTHNKPSKKIPPPPPLLPMAGNNIRAVTNTEQPSVAHPSFHQRSKPMSVRRKLAHPPTSRLTPPAHPTSSYSEKTAVNTQEEVPGLEDWRTEDFPDLTPDNNEGLLQQPPCHPLPELLQRTNDMITSVNEDLLTECKFPLNMLCIGSLNLWL; encoded by the exons atgtttctttatagaaaaagcaaagtcaccgctgttggctTAGATCGCGGCCTAATGCTTTACATACCACCCAGACAGCACGGTCGGTCTTACCGACGTCGGCAATTGGAGGGCACCAGCGGCAAAGTGTCggcagggtttttttccccctgcacgCCAAATACAACTTGTCAGTTTAGGTGGGTAAACCATCGGCGGAATGAGTCTATGCCGCTCCAACATGCATGCGCACTCCGTAGATCGGCTGAGGAACCGTTTTGCCGATCccgcttgtttttttctttctttttttttccttccaaaaGTGCTTTTGGCTGCCTATCTACACAACCGTTAGTCTACATCCAGCGACAAGTCGGCATAAGGACGAAG GCAATGTTCAGTCCCACGCACATTCCTGATCCTGTCCAGTGTACAGCTCCAACACAG GAAAGCCTATATCTTATAGTGGCCTTCGATGAAGGAGCGAGTGGACCGGTTGCAAGGGAATGGTTTACAG GCAAATATGATGGAGGCATGGCTTGGTGGCCTCCATATAAAGACTCATACAAAATACTccaaagtgttttaaagagGACTTCACCTAACCCATCTAAAGGATGGAAACAGTACTCTTGTCAAGTACTACATGAGACAA ACTGCTTTGAAAGTGTCAGTAAGAGATGGGGCCTGTCCTGCCACACCTCTGATCTGAATACGGACAAAGAGGAGCTGCCAGCAGTTCGTCAGCGGAAAAA ACCATCGCGACTTagatcatcatcaccatcaccaccatcatcccctGCATCGTGCCCTTCATCAGACACCCAAAATGcaccacaaacatcacaggcaaagaagaaaaggaaaacgcACAACAAACCTTCcaaaaaaatccccccccccccccccctcctacCTATGGCTGGAAACAACATCAGAGCTG TGACAAACACGGAGCAACCTTCTGTAGCCCACCCAAGTTTCCATCAAAGGAGCAAGCCTA TGTCAGTGAGAAGAAAGCTGGCCCACCCTCCCACCTCTCGTTTAACTCCTCCAGCCCATCCCACATCATCGTATAGTGAAA AGACGGCAGTTAATACTCAAGAAGAGGTGCCGGGACTGGAGGACTGGAGGACTGAAGACTTTCCTGACT TGACACCAGATAATAACGAAGGACTGTTGCAGCAGCCTCCATGCCACCCTCTTCCAGAGCTCCTTCAAAGGACTAACGATA TGATTACATCAGTGAATGAGGACCTTCTTACTGAATGTAAGTTTCCGTTAAATATGTTATGTATTGGGTCTTTAAACTTGTGGCTGTAA
- the LOC119030477 gene encoding uncharacterized protein LOC119030477 isoform X3 yields MFSPTHIPDPVQCTAPTQESLYLIVAFDEGASGPVAREWFTGKYDGGMAWWPPYKDSYKILQSVLKRTSPNPSKGWKQYSCQVLHETNCFESVSKRWGLSCHTSDLNTDKEELPAVRQRKKPSRLRSSSPSPPSSPASCPSSDTQNAPQTSQAKKKRKTHNKPSKKIPPPPPLLPMAGNNIRAVTNTEQPSVAHPSFHQRSKPMSVRRKLAHPPTSRLTPPAHPTSSYSEKTAVNTQEEVPGLEDWRTEDFPDLTPDNNEGLLQQPPCHPLPELLQRTNDMITSVNEDLLTELTTVNWQQEAEYEGLGSPERKLFSMQMEKTHTHTKYTAQSKAKPVALVKFRKLSYGALSSY; encoded by the exons ATGTTCAGTCCCACGCACATTCCTGATCCTGTCCAGTGTACAGCTCCAACACAG GAAAGCCTATATCTTATAGTGGCCTTCGATGAAGGAGCGAGTGGACCGGTTGCAAGGGAATGGTTTACAG GCAAATATGATGGAGGCATGGCTTGGTGGCCTCCATATAAAGACTCATACAAAATACTccaaagtgttttaaagagGACTTCACCTAACCCATCTAAAGGATGGAAACAGTACTCTTGTCAAGTACTACATGAGACAA ACTGCTTTGAAAGTGTCAGTAAGAGATGGGGCCTGTCCTGCCACACCTCTGATCTGAATACGGACAAAGAGGAGCTGCCAGCAGTTCGTCAGCGGAAAAA ACCATCGCGACTTagatcatcatcaccatcaccaccatcatcccctGCATCGTGCCCTTCATCAGACACCCAAAATGcaccacaaacatcacaggcaaagaagaaaaggaaaacgcACAACAAACCTTCcaaaaaaatccccccccccccccccctcctacCTATGGCTGGAAACAACATCAGAGCTG TGACAAACACGGAGCAACCTTCTGTAGCCCACCCAAGTTTCCATCAAAGGAGCAAGCCTA TGTCAGTGAGAAGAAAGCTGGCCCACCCTCCCACCTCTCGTTTAACTCCTCCAGCCCATCCCACATCATCGTATAGTGAAA AGACGGCAGTTAATACTCAAGAAGAGGTGCCGGGACTGGAGGACTGGAGGACTGAAGACTTTCCTGACT TGACACCAGATAATAACGAAGGACTGTTGCAGCAGCCTCCATGCCACCCTCTTCCAGAGCTCCTTCAAAGGACTAACGATA TGATTACATCAGTGAATGAGGACCTTCTTACTGAAT TGACAACTGTTAATTGGCAGCAGGAAGCTGAATATGAAGGGTTGGGCTCTCCTGAACGTAAGTTATTTAGCATGCagatggagaaaacacacacacacacaaaatacacagcACAGTCCAAGGCGAAACCAGTCGCTTTGGTAAAATTTAGAAAATTAAGTTATGGGGCTctttcttcttattag
- the LOC119030477 gene encoding uncharacterized protein LOC119030477 isoform X4, with the protein MAWWPPYKDSYKILQSVLKRTSPNPSKGWKQYSCQVLHETNCFESVSKRWGLSCHTSDLNTDKEELPAVRQRKKPSRLRSSSPSPPSSPASCPSSDTQNAPQTSQAKKKRKTHNKPSKKIPPPPPLLPMAGNNIRAVTNTEQPSVAHPSFHQRSKPMSVRRKLAHPPTSRLTPPAHPTSSYSEKTAVNTQEEVPGLEDWRTEDFPDLTPDNNEGLLQQPPCHPLPELLQRTNDMITSVNEDLLTELTTVNWQQEAEYEGLGSPERKLFSMQMEKTHTHTKYTAQSKAKPVALVKFRKLSYGALSSY; encoded by the exons ATGGCTTGGTGGCCTCCATATAAAGACTCATACAAAATACTccaaagtgttttaaagagGACTTCACCTAACCCATCTAAAGGATGGAAACAGTACTCTTGTCAAGTACTACATGAGACAA ACTGCTTTGAAAGTGTCAGTAAGAGATGGGGCCTGTCCTGCCACACCTCTGATCTGAATACGGACAAAGAGGAGCTGCCAGCAGTTCGTCAGCGGAAAAA ACCATCGCGACTTagatcatcatcaccatcaccaccatcatcccctGCATCGTGCCCTTCATCAGACACCCAAAATGcaccacaaacatcacaggcaaagaagaaaaggaaaacgcACAACAAACCTTCcaaaaaaatccccccccccccccccctcctacCTATGGCTGGAAACAACATCAGAGCTG TGACAAACACGGAGCAACCTTCTGTAGCCCACCCAAGTTTCCATCAAAGGAGCAAGCCTA TGTCAGTGAGAAGAAAGCTGGCCCACCCTCCCACCTCTCGTTTAACTCCTCCAGCCCATCCCACATCATCGTATAGTGAAA AGACGGCAGTTAATACTCAAGAAGAGGTGCCGGGACTGGAGGACTGGAGGACTGAAGACTTTCCTGACT TGACACCAGATAATAACGAAGGACTGTTGCAGCAGCCTCCATGCCACCCTCTTCCAGAGCTCCTTCAAAGGACTAACGATA TGATTACATCAGTGAATGAGGACCTTCTTACTGAAT TGACAACTGTTAATTGGCAGCAGGAAGCTGAATATGAAGGGTTGGGCTCTCCTGAACGTAAGTTATTTAGCATGCagatggagaaaacacacacacacacaaaatacacagcACAGTCCAAGGCGAAACCAGTCGCTTTGGTAAAATTTAGAAAATTAAGTTATGGGGCTctttcttcttattag